The DNA window CCCCTGCTCTTCTTATATAACTTACCCACCTGGACATGCATCTCTCTGATGAAATTCATTATTCAATTTTACATAAGCAATTGTTTGTTATTTATCTGTTGGAGTCTATTTGCTCCCATCATGTGTCTCTTCATCACCCTTTGGGTAATCTGTAACTTCACCGccaacagcagcaacaataacaacccaAGTTTATACagagcttgtgtgtgtgtatgtgtctgtgtatctatgtatatacatatacatataatttaggtctcacaacaatcctataagaTAAAGTATTGTTGTTATAAGCCTAAGGCTAAAGGAGtcagctagatgccacagtgtATGGCGTCCCCAGCCTGGAgtcattagctatatgaccctgctcaagtcacttcagcctgtttgcctcaatttcctcatctgtaaaatgaactggagaaggaaatggcaaaccagtccagtatctttacttagtaaaccccaaatggaatcacaaagagtcagacacgactgaaacaactgaacaacaatatctgTCAAAGCCTGCATTGTGCTGGCCCAGTCTTTGAAAACTCACTTTCAATCCATACCATTATAGGGAATCAGAGTTGGTCCTAGCAGAGacaaataatcaacaaaataaataaacatggatTGTTCTTTTAGACACTTggtaatttttttgtttcattataaCTCCAGATTGTTATTGAATCAAAATAGGACATTTGAGGTAAGTAACAATACCATACCTGATTTCATTTAATCAAGGAACATGTTACCAATAGGTTAGATTTGAAGAAGAACTCTAAAGGcagctgtaaaaaaaaatgttgattcaAATATACATGGTAGAAGGGAAAAACtctctagagaaggaaaagaaaaagatgtacaGAACTGACAAAAAAGTTCATATGATTAGGGCAAAGGGTGTAGGCAGGAAAAATGACAAGAGGTGAGATATTCCCCAGCACTTACTGTTGAATGGCCTGAAGCCTTAATTATCAAATAGAAAAACATGTTCTCTTAACTCATTTGAGAAAGCAGCTAAGACctctaaattctttaaaaatgcaaTACTAAATTGTAGGCTAATTAATGgtttaaaatagaaaagatttcATTGCTTACAATTTCATTCTTTACACTTTTTCCCCCAACAAATGTGTGGTACACTCTGTGAACTGAATGCAGAAAATCTTAACTATTaaaattcatttgatttttcataacttctttgcaaaataattttgttgGCCTACCAAAATAGGgaatggaagaggaagggaggggaggggaggaaagagaaaaattcttTCACTTCCACTTTAATGAATCTGTAGTCTCACTGATGTGGGTTTGGCCTCTGACATCTTCCTCTGGGCCTTTCTATATTTTGTGGTTACCAGTGTAGAATTCAGACTAGCTACCTgttatccctccctcccactaCATGACCAGTACACTTCCCTTTCtagatttttaattatttcttttaagtcTCTGGTTCATAGTTCATTGTTATCAATATTCTGCAGCCCCATGTATTCTCCATTGCCCTTGAGTcatctataatttttatttttctgagaatGTGGTATTATATGGTTTGCAACCATGTATAGGTGTGAGCAGAGGACAATCTTTTactgtgtctactatgtgccaggaacagtgctaagcactttatacatattatttcatttgatcctcaaaacaaccctgtgaagtaggtgctattactatgtccattttacagttgaggaaactgaggcagaaagaaatgatttgcccatggcacacagctaatatgtatctgagacagaattttaactcctctctttctgactctaggcccagtcctctatctactatgccacctagttatcTAGAAGATTATTCAtgtttaatgaattaatgaatgaatagatgaatgggAAAAGTCTATATtaaagcactgtactaaatgttGAGGGTACAAACACAAGCAAGAAAGACAGCTTCTGCCTTCAAGAACTATACATTCTAATAAAGAGAGATAACACAGAGTCGGAAAGCAGAGTGAGGAGTACACCCATGCTACCACATGGCAGAAAGTATAATACTGGGCCTGAGAACAGGACTAGATAAAATAAAAGCTCACTAATCAGAGACTGAGTTGAGTtggagaagggggtgggaagggaggagcaGGGAATAGAGGAGTAAGAACAACAGGTGGCTTATCAAGGAGGTGGGTAGAAAGTTGCTAAAAGGATGGGGTCTTCTGTAAGGAAACAGTTGGTGATCATTGACAATGCCATATAATTCCTCAAACTAAATATAGCTTGTTCTCACCCTTTCAATTATGAGCCCAGATAATTATCTATCTTCAGTGTCTGTCCAAATCATGGGCAGATATAGATCAGCACAGAGATAATAGTTAAACCTATGGTAGCTGATGAGTttactgagagagacagacagagacagagagtatagagagaaaagagaagattccAGAATAAAATCTTGGGAAATACCCACAATTAATGGGTATGATACAGATGATGATTCAGAAAAGAGTACAGGTAGGAAACatatgaggagagagaattaTCACAAAACCACAGAAAGGAGAGTATACAAGAGGAAAGATATCTCAAAAGTGTCAAGCAAAGGAGATAGGTTGAGAAGCACTAGATCTGGCATTTAGATCATTGGACATTTCAGAGAGGGTAGTTTACattgagtgatgaggttggaagccagattgcaaagggttgaagaatgaatgagaggaaaggaagtggagatagCAAGTATAGACAGCTTTTCTAAGAGTTTAGCTTAgaaatggaggagagaataaaatatattgtaCAATATCCAAGTTACTGTAGAATAATATCTTGAGTAAATGACAggatccagattttttttttaaggatgaggaagatTTGCACATGTTTGAAGGCAATAGAGAAGGAATTAATTGATATAGAGAGATTGAAGATTTGAGAGAGAATGGGTAGGACTGACCATGCAATATgccagaaaagaaaggagaggatacAATAAGGTACACATTGAGAGGGTTTGGCCTTGtgaaggagaagggccacctttTGTTAAAGactaaggaaaaagagaagggagtggAAGATGGTGTTGAGCAGTTATGAAATGAAGAGAattagagaagagggagctcacaaTTAATGACCTCAATTGTTTCTGTAAAGTAATAGACCTTCAGGTGACAGAaaggtgagaggaagagagaggtctGGGGAAtttaaggagggaaaagaaagtctGGAATACCTTCTGTAGGGAGTGAGATAAGGAATTGATTAAGGATAAATAAAGGGACTGCCTTGCTGAAGTGAATACCAGACCTAGTTGAGGTaagataacatgaatttgtaatgTACTCATTCCACACAATTGCAGAATTTCCACCAGCTATATGAAGCAGATTATAAGTAGGAGCAGAGGATGTTAATGGAGTAAGGCCAGGGTTAAGGTTGGCAAGAGTGATGATAGGACAAGGGCACAAAAGAAATAGCTAACTGCTCAGTTGAAGATGGATAGGGAAGAAAGTGAAGTCAGACAATCCCAAAGGTTCATGATATAAAattctatccacatccagagaaagaactgatggagtctgaatgcagattggagcatacaaaacattcactttttttcatggtttttccttttgttctgtttcttctttcacaacatgactaatatggaaatatattttacatgattgcacatgtaaaatCTATATCAAATCAAATTACTGTCTTAGAGAGGTGGGAAGagataaagggagggaggaaatttggaactcaagctTTTATCAAAATGAATgccaaaaattgtctttatatgtaattggggggaaaaaaactattaaaaacaaaaataaagaaagtgaagtcAGAGCAGGGATAATTGCCTTAAAAAGCATTAAGAgataggtggcagctaggtggcgcagtggatacagtgccagccctggatttgggaggacctgagttcaaatccagcctcaggcatttgacactagctgtgtgaccctgggcaagtcacttaaccctcattgccccatgaaaaagaaagaaagaaagtattaaGAGGTAGAGGGAATGAAGGTTTTGATAAGGGCAAAGAACAGGACTGGGACAATGAAGTATAGGGAGGGGTGGAATAATAAAAGTTTGTGGACAGATAAGGGAATATCGGAATTTCTAATTAAGGAAGTGGAACACTTGTGAGTGATGGAAAGAACTAGTATGTGACCATCCCTATATGGGGCAGAGACAGAGTGAAGGAGTAAGTCATGGGACTTATAGAGGCAGAAGAAATGGGAGGGAGATCAGGGGATTTGAGGGGGAATCTACATGAATATGAAAGTCCCCTATTATGAGGACAAGAATTGAGGATGAGGAAGATAGTGAGCCAGGGGTTAAACTCCttcagaaaggagaaagaatgacCTAGAAATCTGTATAATAACCATAATTTTAGTTGAATGGAAAATGTTGCATAGACTTCAAAAGAGGAAAGTTTGTTAATGGAGGGAGGCAAAGGGAAAGTCTAGAAATGATCTCACTACAACAATGTGAGGTAAGTGGGTCCTATCATGAGTTGTAATTGGACAGGTTCCATGGTGCTGGCCAAAGCCTTCTTATTTAGGGGAAGCTGGAAGATGCTACAGCCAGGAAGTTGCTACACAGAAAGAGGACAGAGGTGTGGTACAAAAAAAGCCAAGATCACTTGTTAGGGTATATGTCATAGAGCAGAAAGGCCATAAGTGTAAGGGTGTATGCAGCAGGAGAATGGTCAAAACCAGGAACAAAAAAGTCTGAGGGGCTAGTAAGTTTAACTTGACCTGAAATCAGACTGTAGtgtattcaattcagttcaatggaTGTTGATTATACCTATACCATGTGTAAAGCCTTACAAAACCTCTTGGTTTGATGCTGAGGTAGGCAGTAGGTGATcaaatttggggggaaatttcTCTTGACTTGCTGTATTCTATGTTCTGTGGGTAAAGTGCTCCCTGGAGTGAACTTTACCATTGGCCCTTCCCCTTACCaaggaatgaaaatattttactttatatatggggaaacacATTCAGAGAGGTTGTTACTTGCATGTGGTTACATAGTGACTAAGTAGCTAAGTAGATGGCATTATAGATAGaggactagacttggaatcagcaagGTCTGCATTTGAAATCCTGCTTAGATATTGGTTAGTGGTGTACATGTGGACAAATCACGTAAActttttcaacctcagtttcttcacctgaaaatggtgataataataatagcatcaacctAATGTTttctgtgaggctcaaatgagatcacatatgcAAAGCACTCTGTAAGCTTTACAAGATGATTTCAATACTAACTATTGTTACCAAATGAAAGAGCTGGGTCTTCACCCCCAATCTTCTGACGTGGAGCCAATTCGGTCTTCACTATAGCTAATAGTAACTATCATGaatatggtacctactatgtgccaagcaccgtgctaagctctttacaatcatttgatcctcacaacaacactgagaggtaggtgctattattatcctcattttacagatgaggaaattaaggcacagagaagttaataaTAATCACTAGCTCTCTTTGGTGAAGGTACCATCACCGCAGCCACTTGGAGTTGGCAGTCCCTGCCTCTCCTCCTCCTGACCCACCGCTGTTCGTTCTCACCGAGGAATAAGTCAGTCAGGAAGCTGCTCCCCTGCCATGGCATTCAAAGACACCAGTAAGATGCTTGTGAAGCCCGAAGTGGCCATTCACCGGATCCGGATCACCCTCACCAACTGCAACGTGAAGTCACTTGAGAAGGTGTGTGCCGACCTGATTAGAGGAGCCAAAGAAAAGAACTTGAAAGTGAAGGGACCTGTTTGAATGCCCACCAAGACACTTTGAATTACAACTAGAAAAACTCCTTGTGGTGAAGGTTCTAAGACTTGGGATCGATTCCAGATGAGAATCCACAAATGTCTTATTGATTTGCACAGTCCTTCTGAAATTGTGAAGCAGATCACTTCTATCAGCATTGAACCAGGTGTAGAAGTTGAAGTCACCATTGCAGATGCCTAATCAATCATctgttttttaataaattgattgcaactattaaaaataataataataataatcactaaaaTGTAAATAGCatttactgtgtgtcagacactgtgctaaccactttgcaattattatctcatttgatcctcacacactTATGAgcctcattttgtagttgaggaaactgatgtcgaTAGTGGtcgagtaacttgcccagggtcacacagttagcaaatgcCTGATTCTgaattgggtcttcctgacttcaggcctagctccacttagctgcccactaTACCACTAATGATGGTGaattattataatgaaaaatttttCGAAAGCTGATAGTTTCATGTAGCTTGTTGTAGTGTATGGTAAAAAACACACTGTTTTTGAAATCTGATTTGTTGTACCTCAGTTCCAGCACTTACTATCCATGCAATatcaggcaattcacttaactctgtgCCTCTCATCAAACACTTGTTTTCTAACTATTTGTTAGCTAATTTAAATACGTGCTGAATGAAGTATGACCACATTGAAATTTTTGTTCTGATATGTTCACATAAGCGGAGGGCAAACTCTTCTACTGTTCctctgagaaaagaagaaataaaacagaaaaatgcaTGGGTGGAAGGGGAAAATGTTTACACAGGAAATATTACAGGGCTAAAGTGTCTGCTCCACTCATACAACAGCATTTCATCATTAGCAGCCCTTTTAAAGGCTGAAAACGGTGCTCCTTCCTTTAAAACAACAGAAAATCTCCCGGCCTAGTTGTTTAGGAATGACTGCATCATGATGGTAAtgtgccctcacagagcttaaaCTTCCCTGCCTCAGCATTCACAATATAAACAGGAAGGATTAGAGTGACCCCTTGTCTGAAGGAACCAAAGCAGTCCCGGGGAAAGCTCTCGTTACCTTGCATCCTGAACAGACCACATCCTTGATGACAAATGTTTCAGATTCAATCTCTCTTTGTATTTCATGGGAAAGCACTGCTAATCCACCAAACactgaacacatacacacatccattagcttgattcaggtcctcctcacaaTGCCCAGGCTAGGCTCACTGTGCTGCATTATACCCACTGGGAGGCAGTTCTCTTCAATCCCTTTGCTTTTTGTTGTGTTTCTCTCATAGGAAAGTCCTTCAGTTTTTTGCCACATCTTCAGTCTTGAGTTTCTAAATATAGGATactggcacttttttttttaaaaaagcagtggTTGTACCTTTGGCTCCTCATGGGTGAAATTTCAGAGGAGAGAAATTTGAATTACAGCTAGGTTCTGATTAGTCCAAATAGTGAATCCCATGAAGTGGcagcattattttaattttcactggGCTAGAACCAGTTAACATAttgtacatataattatatatttgaatAGTATGAATTAGAATAATTCACAAGATTCACTGTACTAATAAGACCTAGGTACAatctagagcaggagttcttaagattttatttatttttttaatttaatattttatttttcccaatcacatgcaaaaacaattttaacattctttttttccccaaattttgaattcaaactgtctccctcactcctctctccccctcatttAAAAGGCAAGCAATAGAACAGGGTTCTCAACTtaggatccatgaacttggataggaaaaaaaaattcacctttaTTTTTTACTAAGTTCTGACTGGAATTTAgtttttccttcaattatttttttaaattattccaaGAAGTCTGAAAAGTATAGCCAGATCACCAAAGAGATCCAtaatataaaaaaagattaagaacccctgctctagagtTTGCTCCCCTTTGTACTCATTGTCAGACTCTACTCTTTTTGTCTAAGTCACCCCtatgtttcttcttctttactttttgtccctcttcttccctcattccttccacTGTCTACTAGTGGTAAAATTTTGGTCAATGGCTTTCCATCATTTTGAAATTTCCAGTCTTTGAGGTCTCGATCACCTAGTCCTCATCCCCTAAGTGTCTATCACAGAGGTAATTGCTATAGCTGCTGCTACTTCTCAAGTGGGTAACTTTCTTATGTCTCCTTTCCTTCTACCTGCCATAATTCCTCCATTCtgaaggaagtaaaaaagaacCCCTTTCCTTTCTGGTGGTCTCACTTGGCCATCCTCCAGGTACTCCAACCCCTCTTGCTTTGGTTTAATCAGTTGCCACTCTCAAGTCTTTTCCTGTTCTGAGGAGACAGGGAAACCACATCAGCCACATCATATCCAGTAATCCCTCTTGATTTCCCATTCTTGGATGGTTCTTAAGTTAACCTTAAGCATGGGCAAAGATTAAGAACAGCTACAAAAACAGTCAAGGTTAGAGAATAACAGCctcattccttttcctcttgATTCCCTGGGTCCAACAAGAGGAGAAATAGGACCCTGGGGAGGATGCAATCTAATCCAGCAAGACTGGTTGACTACCTACCTACTAGGTTCAAAACACCTTGctaggtgctggtgatacaaacacaaaatgggggcaggaagaacaatttgtaaatagatatgtatattctttatcattttaagaGAATGTTAATACATTAAtaaaggaatcaagaaaggctttccATATAAAGTGGCCCATAAGCAGAACCTTGGAGGAGGCCAAAGGTTCTAATAGGAAGAGATGAAGGGAtggagcagggggtggggggggtgcatGGGGTACTTTAGACTGTACAAGGCACAGAAATCAGAGACTGAATGTTATATGCCAGGAGTAAGTAGACCATTTTTACTGCACTATAGTAAGTGAAGGAGTGTAATATATAATCAACCTAAAAAGGTAAGGACTTCTATCTAGTGAAAGCTCACTATATCTAGCCCAATCCATACCCTCCATGCTGTTTTATGGCCATCTTCATGCCATGCCAAGGCTATCTTCCCCTCCTTACCTCTAGTTTTCTCTCTGAGAACAGTAATCAAATTTTGGTCATTGGTTTACCTTCATTTTGAATTTCCAGTCTCTGGTCCCATCCTCTAGTCTTCTCATCCCTAAGTGAGCATCACAGAGGTTACTGCTATGACTACTGCTACTTCTCAGGTAGGTAGCTATGTTTTAAGGCCCCCTTCCTTCCGCCAGCCCCAATTCTTCCATTGTGAAGGAAgtaaagagtaagacacaacacTACCATTCCCAGCAAGGATATGTCAAGAATTTACCATGACTCCATTCAATATTGCTGTGACTTTCCTAACCAAAACACCCTTCCCTTGCCACCATTCTCCTATATGTATTGCCTTCCCATGTTAGAAAgtaagttttttgagggcaaggattctCTTGATTTTTTGGAATTTGCATTCCCAACATGTAGCATCTACAGGAATTATCTACAGGAATTCCTCTACCATACCATCAAAACCTCTTCACCCAAGAAGCTCACTCCATCTCTGAACAACTTCTCACATTGGAAGTACCCACGCCTCCTGAGACATCACATTCTGATTGactggttcctcccagaacctccaatTTAAGGAGGAGGCCCAAAGTAATCATTCCTCTCCAGGTTGTACTATGACTCTTCTCCAccagactttctctaccatgcattCCATGCCTGGgtatcttccctttcccctccccctgctccaccctttcagcttccttttatatgttgtcttccccatgagactgtaagctccctgagaacaggaactgtcttCCTTCCTTAGTATTTCCATTGCTTAGTGTAggtcctgacacatagtaggtgcttaataaatacttattgaccaaataacatagtacctggcacatggtaagtgcttaatgagtgcttttaaattaatttactcattcattcaaagGGAGGCTGGTCAGATGGTTCTTTCCTTAGCAAATGGAGATAATTCTCTTAGGGAGCCTGGATGAGACCTCAGCAGTCACTGGAGAAGGGTGTAGAGGAAGCAGGAAGTCAACCTGAAATGTTTTCACTTTTTAAGAGATGTTTAGAAAGTaatttaggggacagctaggtggtgcagtgagtgtatagagcaccggctctggaatcaggaggacctgagttcaaatctagcctcagacacttaacacttactagctgtgtgaccctgggcaagtcacttaaccccaattgcctcactaaaaaaaaaaagtaattttagggTAACCCATTTTCTCCAATTTAGTTTTAGTTCCCATGAATAAGATCTCTGAAGTCCCCCTTCCTATCCTTAGATTTCCCCTTTAATGAGTGTTCAGAGTTGATAAGCCTATTAGTCATGCAATACTTAGCTGTGGTGTATATATCTGGCCAAGGACAGAATATTTAGGTCTGCATACTATCTGTAGACTTGGTCAGGGAACTGTTCGctaagagggaagaggggaagaaggaggctTCCCAAAGGCTGCTCCTTACAAATTCTAATTACAATAGGACATGGCTATGAACCACTGAATGTCAGAGTTGTAAAAGAGAGTAGAGATTAGTATCTAATCTAATGaccaatgagaaaattgaggtctaattttaccaataagaaaactgaattgacttgcccaaggtcattacAGGTGAAATGAGATTAGAAGCCTCACCCTCCCTCCACTTCACAACACCACACTGCCTGAGGGGCAATTTGAGGGGAACGATTTGTAGACCACAAGTGTGGGGGTGTATTTGAACAGCTGCCTCTCCCTTGTTGGGAACAAACAGAACTGAGAGCTTGATCCTCTCTGTGCTGAGGCTGCAGTCAGATGTACACTATGGTGGGTGTAGCTTGGAAGGGCAGAGTTTGTTCCATCCAACCCCTACTGTAGGGGGGAATTGTACCAgctgtgtaaaaaaaaatgtggctcaTGCACTTTAAAGCATAAACTTGCTAAGTGTGATGGGACAAAGCAAGTTCATTTACAGGTGACATCTTTAATGTTTCAGAAGAATGAGGAGAGTAATGTACTATCGATGTGAAAAGCCAGAGTATAGGAACTGACAAGATGGGTGTGGGTATCTAGCTGCAACCCCTTTAatcctgagcctcagtgtcctcacatataaaatgggaataatagtaacaacattCCTTACTTTATGGGATACATATGAAAATGAGCTGTTtgagccttaaagtgctattgaGTATTATATTCTTACAACTGCACCCAgttcccaggactgttgtgatgatcaaatgagataagataggtaaaacactttgcaaaccataaaactatataaatcctagttgttgttgttgttgttgttgttgttgttatctccaTCTTATTTGatagagttcagatagaaataacCCTGGGATAAATTGCTatcttgctattattcttttatctttaatAATATTTGGATTACTAtgcagggaaataaaataaataaccacttttattgttattatcaccattacaCCATGCTCATCTTTTCTAGTATGGTTCAGCTATAAATTTTCTCAGAATAAGTAACTAGTTTGCTACTATTCTTTTGTGACCAAGGTAGATAATCTCTACActaccttccagctctgacattctagagTTGGTAACCATGTCCTCTTGTCATTAGGTCTTGTAAAGAACAACCTTTTGGaaacctccctcctctctccttcttattccttgtattcttttttaaaaataataataatattttattttctcccaattacatataaaaagaagTTTTaacattgttgatttttttagttttgagttccaaattctatccctcctctcctccttcccttagatagtaaacaatctgatataaattatacatgtgaaatcatgtaaaacatttctatattagtaattt is part of the Dromiciops gliroides isolate mDroGli1 chromosome 4, mDroGli1.pri, whole genome shotgun sequence genome and encodes:
- the LOC122725984 gene encoding LOW QUALITY PROTEIN: 40S ribosomal protein S20-like (The sequence of the model RefSeq protein was modified relative to this genomic sequence to represent the inferred CDS: substituted 2 bases at 2 genomic stop codons), which produces MAFKDTSKMLVKPEVAIHRIRITLTNCNVKSLEKVCADLIRGAKEKNLKVKGPVXMPTKTLXITTRKTPCGEGSKTWDRFQMRIHKCLIDLHSPSEIVKQITSISIEPGVEVEVTIADA